One window from the genome of Sesamum indicum cultivar Zhongzhi No. 13 linkage group LG15, S_indicum_v1.0, whole genome shotgun sequence encodes:
- the LOC105178186 gene encoding WUSCHEL-related homeobox 8, whose protein sequence is MEWEKQPPQQAEEPSGGGGAGGGMFVKVMTDEQMEVLRKQIAVYATICEQLVELHKSLTSQNELAGVRLGNLYCDPLITSGAHKITGRQRWTPTPMQLQILERIFDQGIGTPSKQKIKEITTELSQHGQISETNVYNWFQNRRARSKRKQQAAPANNAESEVETEVESPNEKKTKPEEFQAHHILSSRTEDLCFQTPQASSSMHSVDPRTSKPEPVLPSEGSSKFGGSFGQIPFYGSMLPNPRMDQFIGKIEVPGNYNPYLQQDDYNMDG, encoded by the exons ATGGAGTGGGAAAAGCAACCGCCGCAACAGGCGGAGGAGCCCAGTGGCGGCGGCGGTGCTGGGGGAGGGATGTTTGTGAAGGTAATGACAGACGAGCAGATGGAAGTCCTCCGCAAGCAGATAGCTGTGTACGCCACCATCTGTGAACAGCTTGTTGAGTTGCACAAATCCCTTACGTCCCAGAACGAACTTGCTG GAGTGAGGTTGGGAAATCTATATTGTGACCCCTTAATAACTTCTGGTGCCCATAAGATCACCGGAAGACAGCGCTGGACGCCAACACCTATGCAGCTTCAGATTCTGGAACGCATATTCGATCAAGGGATTGGAACGCCAAGCAAGCAGAAGATCAAAGAAATAACCACAGAGTTGTCTCAACATGGCCAGATTTCTGAAACGAATGTATATAATTGGTTTCAAAACAGGCGTGCAAGGTCAAAGAGGAAGCAACAGGCTGCACCAGCAAATAATGCTGAATCAGAAGTAGAGACGGAGGTAGAGTCACCaaatgagaagaaaacaaagccTGAGGAATTTCAAGCACATCACATTCTAAGTTCGAGAACGGAGGATCTCTGTTTCCAAACTCCTCAGGCTAGTTCTTCGATGCACTCCGTCGATCCACGTACCAGTAAACCTGAGCCTGTGTTGCCTTCAGAAGGAAGCTCAAAGTTTGGTGGCAGTTTTGGGCAAATACCATTTTATGGGAGTATGTTGCCGAATCCGA GAATGGACCAGTTCATAGG
- the LOC105178187 gene encoding uncharacterized protein LOC105178187 — MAKKKFTSMRHVGGLEAPRNSSELPVETSYGLYAGRDSVLYSCHLTNCYSTEAPIKKLISEEISKRPNTRQNGLSIVARLMGVDMLPFDLGQAPKIVEKNNETPAPMVMDKERSKKGSVVCDQSTTCSSTQPDFGSFGYNFDRYSDHFTSRINLKKPKPREHPQEQELQKFKKDFEAWQATRFKECSKVVDISNDPTQWIAKDDLKREKVFLYANSQRVTTRGRLMEPNNLSVTAGPHEILTSCNSEKKKDHTLAGVEESPYSDRMPVTELRTSQLTNADHQWGAVSAPTKIVILRPGPDKIGVSEEDSWNGTPCTSAKRGSIEDFLEEVKERLKLELQGKSSKSTATRGGTESRYQEKPSQPRQIAQCIAQKMRDSVSKDLEVNLLRSESARSYSSDIQLNGTGHPEFISRDTRRSLTERLRNVLKGEIHTEIPTVSTKSSRSLSVLDYEKRAEKSRHIWIDDKMGCSESCMNDIEKQSRSFRQDPCDGGMHNKELSPGNLIRSLSAPVSGTFGKLLLEDRHILTGAQIRRKHEIVENISMSAKKKKDKFNIREKVSSFRYSFTLRGRLLHRRVQSVDDLHYNKHDLYNDVTSGPTVTWNFCETNENSTEVPPSPASVCSTPCEEFGRPADHTSQTSSGVLPLEDSEMLPVFHQINSDLNESEKKLNQPKCTGLKETKVEEPPHEVETDIDNPAEAYIRDLLVASGLYDGSCIRSPSKWGPHCIPISHQVFEEVEESYRQSTEVDERCSNQEAKLNRKMILDLLNEALPAVLGEPANTVRYMEKAIDPAFKPPHGRKLVSRVWESIRVYVHPSTDRSVYVLDNMVARDLKSKTWSRLMDEGKYVMGENLGSEIAGDLIEEMVQDMYLRSLEEIAK; from the exons ATGGccaagaaaaaatttacaagCATGAGACATGTTGGCG GTTTAGAAGCTCCTAGAAACAGTTCGGAGCTACCAGTTGAGACATCCTATGGCTTGTATGCAGGGAGAGATAGTGTACTG TATTCTTGTCATCTGACGAACTGTTATTCCACCGAGGCTCCAATCAAGAAGTTGATCAGTGAAGAGATTTCTAAAAGACCAAACACCAGACAAAATGGACTGAGCATAGTGGCTCGTCTAATGGGAGTTGATATGTTACCATTTGATTTGGGGCAAGCACcaaaaatagttgaaaaaaataatgaaactcCTGCACCCATGGTGATGGACAAGGAAAGGTCAAAAAAGGGGTCGGTTGTCTGTGATCAATCTACAACATGTTCCTCAACACAGCCAGACTTTGGTTCTTTTGGTTACAATTTTGATAGATATTCTGATCATTTCACTAGCCGCATCAACCTGAAGAAGCCTAAACCCCGAGAACACCCTCAAGAACAGGAGCTGCAGAAGTTTAAGAAAGATTTTGAAGCATGGCAAGCAACACGATTTAAAGAGTGTTCTAAGGTTGTAGATATCAGCAATGATCCAACCCAGTGGATAGCCAAAGATGACCTCAAGAGGGAAAAGGTGTTTCTTTATGCTAATTCCCAGAGAGTGACAACAAGGGGGAGGTTGATGGAACCTAACAATCTCTCTGTAACAGCAGGTCCACATGAAATACTTACTTCATGTaattctgaaaagaaaaaggatcaTACTTTAGCTGGGGTAGAGGAATCTCCCTATTCAGATAGAATGCCAGTGACAGAGTTGCGGACCTCTCAACTGACTAATGCTGATCACCAATGGGGTGCTGTTTCTGCTCCCACCAAGATAGTGATTTTGAGGCCTGGTCCTGACAAAATTGGCGTCAGTGAAGAAGATTCATGGAATGGTACTCCTTGCACTTCGGCAAAAAGGGGTAGCATAGAAGATTTTCTTGAAGAGGTGAAGGAAAGGCTGAAGTTGGAGCTGCAAGGTAAAAGTTCAAAAAGTACAGCGACTAGAGGAGGAACTGAGAGCCGTTATCAGGAAAAGCCATCACAACCAAGACAAATAGCTCAATGTATTGCACAAAAAATGAGAGACAGTGTCTCGAAGGACCTTGAGGTGAATTTACTTCGTTCAGAGTCTGCAAGATCTTATAGCAGTGATATTCAGTTAAATGGAACAGGTCACCCTGAGTTTATTAGCAGAGATACAAGGAGATCGTTGACAGAGAGGTTAAGGAATGTTCTTAAAGGCGAAATACATACAGAAATTCCAACAGTTTCAACTAAAAGTTCAAGATCATTATCAGTGTTAGATTATGAGAAGAGAGCTGAAAAGTCAAGGCACATATGGATTGATGATAAAATGGGCTGCTCCGAAAGCTGTATGAATGATATAGAAAAGCAAAGTAGGTCTTTCAGACAGGATCCATGTGATGGTGGAATGCACAACAAGGAACTTTCTCCTGGGAACCTTATTAGATCTTTGTCTGCTCCAGTGTCCGGAACATTTGGCAAGCTCCTTCTGGAAGATCGCCATATATTGACCGGGGCCCAGATAAGGAGGAAACATGAAATTGTTGAGAATATCTCGATGAGtgccaagaaaaagaaggataAATTCAACATACGGGAAAAGGTTTCAAGCTTTCGATACAGCTTTACCCTTAGAGGTAGGCTGCTTCATAGGAGAGTTCAGTCAGTGGATGATTTACATTATAATAAACATGATCTCTACAATGATGTGACAAGCGGACCAACGGTGACGTGGAATTTCTGTGAAACAAAT GAGAACTCCACTGAAGTGCCACCAAGCCCAGCATCTGTATGCAGTACTCCCTGTGAGGAATTTGGGAGACCAGCAGATCATACGAGCCAAACATCATCAGGTGTACTTCCGCTGGAGGACAGTGAAATGCTCCCTGTTTTCCATCAAATAAACTCAGACTTGAATG AGTCAGAGAAAAAGCTAAATCAACCGAAATGCACTGGCCTCAAGGAGACCAAAGTTGAAGAGCCACCTCATGAAGTCGAAACTGACATAGATAATCCAGCCGAAGCCTACATAAGAGATTTACTTGTGGCTTCTGGGTTGTATGATGGTTCATGCATCCGGTCACCGTCAAAGTGGGGTCCACATTGCATACCTATCAGCCACCAGGTATTTGAAGAAGTGGAAGAGTCTTACAGACAAAGCACTGAAGTGGACGAAAGGTGTTCAAATCAGGAGGCAAAACTAAACCGCAAGATGATACttgatttgttaaatgaaGCACTCCCTGCTGTACTTGGAGAACCAGCAAACACGGTTAGGTACATGGAAAAGGCTATTGATCCTGCGTTTAAGCCTCCTCATGGAAGGAAGTTAGTGTCTCGTGTGTGGGAAAGCATTCGAGTTTACGTGCATCCTTCAACTGATAGATCGGTTTATGTTCTTGATAACATGGTTGCTCGAGATTTAAAGTCCAAGACGTGGTCCAGGTTGATGGATGAGGGAAAATATGTGATGGGTGAAAATCTTGGGTCTGAGATCGCTGGTGATCTGATTGAGGAAATGGTCCAGGATATGTACTTACgaagtcttgaagagattgCGAAGTAG